In Campylobacter showae, a single window of DNA contains:
- a CDS encoding replication initiation protein: MNEVVKYSNELHELKFNTLTEAQQNVFFTILQQFRNTDGYILELDFYKVFELAQVADSSSYRKEILDKLGKLQEFKFRYEINDEGDLRQEIIFPMLETDTKNRILRVQVSQGFKDRYISSPLKGWTRYELAEFVGLSGTYAKTIYRYLKQFRQTGLWHIKYKDFKELLGIPESYQACNIDQQILKPAIRELSAERNLFDQRRAPFKGLMIKKIKSGRNIDALEFYFEPQPISDIEHDKKENRRNLDTIASDIKRQDMLRELKRSNPITGKAVNDFDPYIGRYLRIYNEKMNVTDILKIQSFEQSGEQIEVKLFNVDDEYSTVMRFDNFKHFKNTFERYGD, translated from the coding sequence ATGAACGAAGTCGTTAAATATTCAAACGAGCTACACGAGCTAAAATTTAATACTCTCACGGAAGCGCAACAAAACGTATTTTTTACTATCTTGCAACAGTTTAGAAATACGGACGGCTACATATTAGAACTTGATTTTTATAAAGTATTCGAGTTGGCTCAAGTAGCTGACAGCAGTAGCTATCGAAAAGAAATCTTAGATAAGCTCGGTAAGCTGCAAGAGTTTAAATTTCGGTATGAAATCAATGATGAAGGGGATTTACGGCAAGAGATTATTTTTCCCATGCTTGAAACAGACACCAAAAATAGAATTTTAAGAGTTCAGGTATCACAAGGTTTTAAGGATCGCTATATTTCAAGCCCACTAAAAGGCTGGACAAGGTATGAATTAGCCGAGTTTGTGGGGCTTAGCGGGACGTATGCAAAGACCATTTATCGATATTTGAAGCAGTTTAGGCAAACTGGTTTATGGCATATTAAATATAAAGACTTCAAGGAGCTTTTAGGGATACCCGAAAGCTATCAAGCGTGCAATATAGACCAGCAAATTTTAAAGCCAGCAATAAGAGAACTATCAGCAGAACGCAACCTGTTTGATCAGCGACGAGCACCGTTTAAGGGGCTTATGATAAAAAAGATTAAAAGCGGGCGAAATATCGATGCGCTAGAATTCTACTTTGAGCCGCAGCCTATAAGCGACATCGAGCACGACAAAAAAGAGAATCGCCGAAATTTAGACACGATCGCGAGCGACATCAAGCGCCAGGATATGCTTAGAGAGTTAAAGCGCAGCAATCCTATCACGGGCAAAGCCGTCAATGACTTTGACCCGTACATAGGCAGATACCTACGCATATACAACGAAAAAATGAACGTCACGGATATACTAAAAATTCAAAGCTTCGAGCAAAGCGGGGAGCAAATAGAAGTCAAGCTTTTCAACGTCGATGACGAATACTCGACCGTAATGAGATTTGACAATTTCAAGCACTTTAAAAATACTTTCGAGAGATACGGAGACTAA
- a CDS encoding mobilization protein has translation MIVKFLPSKSGGGIGSVNYVLNERVQQGTAKILKGDEAQTRAIISQISKKQKVCFGVLSFQESAARISEQTKLEIMADFERTLLGDFMKERVNILWVQHEDKGGRLELNFIIPKIDLVTGTSFNPFFYSKPDLTRIDLWKKAVNLEYGFSDPDDPGRKNTISASKKDIKNYANVEALDKTLHELVEAGIIKSRAQMLELLRDENIQISRETKNSITVILPGSTKKNRLQGGIYADFKDARELEERGAETIRRIRQYHNRDIQSEIQQYRDQINELVSKRDEYNIGEFELKTRKHRAKSRIDIQQDRRLSQADQRLQMDDLGSNGDIIRADRSRLGHMDNLEQNKPGNAVANSAGNEIRRENQEQKSDQLFPRNTQRESANGWQYGLHTHQDDRGLSDDDGIRRGIDNRKREIDAASQAIAPRVETRARLQQRSSDEAKRLESDRRKRNQRAAAEHQERIRERYRRLDEENTNQWTEYRAIRKRDDEIRKLYQDARRAVEQLFQRAKSTIGNLIEHAKRLILEQKEEQDREKRKRSGSGMGLSR, from the coding sequence ATGATAGTCAAATTTCTACCCAGTAAAAGCGGCGGCGGTATAGGTAGCGTTAATTACGTCCTCAACGAAAGAGTACAGCAGGGTACGGCAAAAATTTTAAAGGGCGACGAGGCTCAAACTAGGGCTATCATAAGCCAAATTTCAAAAAAACAAAAGGTATGCTTCGGAGTTTTAAGCTTTCAAGAAAGCGCCGCAAGAATATCAGAACAAACTAAGCTAGAGATAATGGCTGACTTTGAACGCACGCTACTAGGCGACTTTATGAAAGAGCGCGTAAATATCTTGTGGGTGCAGCACGAAGACAAAGGCGGTAGGCTGGAGCTAAATTTCATCATCCCGAAAATAGACCTGGTCACGGGAACGAGCTTTAATCCGTTTTTCTACTCAAAACCCGACCTTACCAGGATCGATCTTTGGAAAAAAGCCGTAAATCTCGAATACGGCTTTAGCGATCCTGACGATCCTGGCAGAAAAAATACTATAAGCGCAAGCAAAAAAGACATTAAAAACTACGCAAACGTTGAAGCTTTGGATAAAACCTTACACGAGCTAGTAGAAGCTGGAATAATCAAAAGCAGGGCTCAAATGTTAGAACTGCTACGCGATGAAAATATACAAATCAGCCGGGAGACTAAAAACTCGATCACTGTGATCCTGCCGGGTAGTACCAAAAAAAATAGACTTCAAGGAGGAATTTATGCAGATTTCAAAGACGCTAGAGAGCTTGAAGAGCGCGGCGCAGAAACAATCCGAAGAATACGTCAATATCATAACCGAGATATTCAATCAGAAATTCAACAATACCGAGACCAAATTAACGAACTTGTATCAAAGCGAGATGAATACAATATCGGAGAATTTGAACTCAAAACTAGAAAGCATCGAGCAAAAAGCAGAATCGACATTCAGCAAGATAGAAGACTCAGCCAAGCAGACCAACGCCTACAAATGGACGACCTTGGCTCTAACGGCGATATTATTCGCGCTGATCGGAGCAGGCTCGGGCATATGGATAACCTGGAACAAAATAAACCCGGCAACGCAGTGGCAAATTCCGCAGGAAATGAGATACGTCGAGAGAACCAAGAGCAAAAAAGCGACCAATTATTTCCTCGAAATACCCAAAGAGAAAGTGCAAACGGATGGCAATATGGCTTACATACACATCAAGACGATCGAGGATTAAGCGATGATGACGGCATTAGAAGAGGAATTGATAACAGAAAACGAGAGATTGACGCAGCAAGTCAAGCAATTGCTCCTAGAGTTGAAACAAGAGCGAGACTACAGCAACGATCTAGCGATGAGGCTAAACGACTGGAAAGCGACAGACGAAAAAGAAATCAACGAGCTGCTGCAGAACATCAAGAACGAATACGAGAGCGTTATAGACGACTTGACGAAGAAAATACAAATCAATGGACAGAATATAGAGCTATTAGAAAAAGAGATGACGAGATACGAAAACTATATCAAGACGCAAGAAGAGCAGTTGAACAACTATTCCAGCGAGCTAAATCAACTATTGGCAACCTTATCGAGCATGCAAAACGGCTGATTCTCGAGCAAAAAGAGGAGCAAGACCGAGAAAAGCGCAAACGTAGCGGTAGCGGTATGGGGCTGAGCAGATAA
- a CDS encoding plasmid mobilization protein — MTDDQNKSFPKSKKRAGKTRTITKIMRLTPEEWNKIQEKMDENGGVNFTKYAVNSMLSRSLTKTPLTKELILELSRQGNNLNQIATRLNKGESLDKVGLSIISRSFEALRGIYKLLNSKHQDEQKSKKR; from the coding sequence ATGACTGACGATCAGAACAAAAGCTTTCCAAAAAGCAAAAAAAGAGCTGGAAAAACTAGAACCATCACAAAAATAATGCGTCTTACGCCGGAGGAGTGGAATAAAATTCAAGAAAAAATGGATGAGAACGGGGGAGTAAATTTTACCAAATACGCCGTAAATTCGATGCTATCGCGATCTCTTACGAAAACGCCACTCACAAAAGAGCTTATCCTTGAGTTATCGCGCCAGGGTAATAACCTCAATCAAATCGCTACGAGGCTCAACAAGGGCGAAAGTCTTGACAAGGTAGGGTTAAGTATTATATCAAGGTCGTTTGAAGCCCTAAGGGGCATCTATAAGCTTCTAAACAGCAAACATCAAGACGAGCAAAAAAGCAAAAAACGATGA
- a CDS encoding sel1 repeat family protein translates to MKKIVLAMVVAGLCSLNLSAGELEDNIKKCDGGDAQACLKVSDAYFSMDENHPKRSEFHEKACNLKNADGCMLVGFSYEKKGDMANAKKFYTRACDLGNEVACTMK, encoded by the coding sequence ATGAAAAAAATCGTTTTAGCTATGGTCGTTGCCGGGCTATGCTCTTTAAATTTGAGTGCCGGGGAACTGGAGGATAATATCAAGAAATGCGACGGCGGCGATGCGCAGGCTTGTTTGAAAGTATCTGACGCTTATTTTTCAATGGATGAGAATCACCCTAAAAGATCCGAATTTCATGAAAAAGCTTGTAATTTAAAAAATGCCGACGGTTGCATGTTGGTCGGGTTTAGCTATGAAAAAAAAGGCGATATGGCTAATGCTAAGAAATTTTATACTAGGGCTTGCGATTTAGGAAATGAAGTGGCTTGCACGATGAAGTAA
- a CDS encoding class I SAM-dependent methyltransferase, whose product MILPSNYDRLDFNKLYKEQRTNSSFIRKSVAKWDVKAASFSESVLKSDYVKDFISRVDFDGVRTLLDFACGAGALSIAAANKVDKIYGYDFSSKMLEFAEQNSRDFNCKNIEFAQKAFEDDFSDVPECDITFASRCLDVDDLKLALEKLLSKTKKALYITFKVGSFINEDVLNALGSNIEKRPDFIYLINILFQMGYLPKLEYIQTSCSDGMPETIDDLVKKIQWGLSRELTEPEVYNLNKYFNSNRFEQKQEYMNWAFIRVDKYNTKK is encoded by the coding sequence ATGATATTACCTTCTAATTACGATAGGCTGGATTTCAATAAGCTTTATAAGGAGCAAAGAACAAATAGCTCTTTTATTAGGAAATCAGTAGCCAAATGGGATGTTAAGGCAGCAAGCTTTAGTGAGAGCGTACTTAAGAGCGACTATGTTAAAGACTTTATCTCAAGAGTCGATTTTGATGGCGTAAGAACGCTTCTTGATTTCGCATGCGGTGCCGGAGCATTAAGCATAGCTGCAGCAAATAAGGTAGATAAAATTTACGGTTATGATTTTTCGTCGAAAATGCTAGAATTCGCAGAACAAAACTCTCGGGATTTTAATTGTAAAAATATTGAATTCGCGCAAAAAGCATTCGAAGACGACTTTAGCGACGTACCTGAGTGCGATATTACGTTTGCATCTCGTTGCCTTGACGTAGATGACTTAAAATTGGCTCTAGAAAAACTGCTTTCCAAGACTAAAAAGGCTCTTTATATTACTTTTAAAGTCGGTAGTTTCATTAATGAAGACGTTTTAAATGCTCTCGGGAGCAACATTGAAAAAAGGCCAGACTTTATATATTTAATAAATATTTTATTCCAAATGGGATATCTTCCAAAGCTAGAGTATATACAAACTTCATGCAGTGATGGAATGCCTGAAACTATTGACGATCTTGTTAAAAAAATCCAATGGGGACTTTCGAGAGAGCTTACGGAGCCGGAAGTTTATAATCTCAATAAGTACTTTAACAGCAACCGCTTTGAGCAAAAACAAGAATATATGAACTGGGCTTTCATAAGAGTAGATAAATATAATACTAAAAAATAG
- a CDS encoding ABC transporter ATP-binding protein — protein sequence MIEIRNLKFGYKDKNILNGISFSIKKGDTLSILGANGSGKSTLLRIMLGFLKFEGTVNICGKSVRNYEKKELARLIAYVPQTHAPSYEYSVFDIVLMGALCRTSLFSNFSLADKKLAEYALERMGILELKDELYTRISGGQRQLAYIARTLVQGAKVIFMDEPTTGLDFGNQIKLLEMIKTLKDEGYTFVQTTHYPRHAKFVSNLVLFLKDGKILDFGKCDELINPSNIDKIYGIDYQKYEDKL from the coding sequence ATGATAGAAATCAGAAACCTAAAATTCGGGTACAAAGATAAGAATATACTAAACGGTATAAGTTTTAGTATCAAAAAAGGCGATACGCTTAGTATTCTGGGCGCAAACGGTAGCGGTAAAAGCACCCTCCTGCGTATTATGCTCGGGTTTTTAAAATTCGAGGGTACGGTAAATATATGCGGTAAAAGCGTAAGGAATTACGAAAAAAAAGAACTTGCAAGGCTTATAGCCTACGTTCCTCAAACGCATGCCCCGTCATATGAATATAGCGTATTTGACATAGTATTAATGGGCGCATTGTGCAGAACGTCTTTATTTTCTAACTTTAGCCTTGCCGATAAAAAACTTGCCGAGTATGCATTGGAAAGAATGGGTATTTTAGAGCTAAAAGATGAACTTTATACTAGAATAAGCGGCGGACAAAGGCAGCTGGCATATATCGCTAGAACCTTAGTACAAGGCGCCAAAGTTATTTTTATGGACGAACCTACGACCGGGCTTGACTTCGGCAATCAAATCAAACTACTTGAAATGATAAAGACGCTAAAAGACGAGGGGTATACTTTCGTACAAACCACTCATTACCCTCGTCACGCTAAATTTGTTTCAAATCTAGTATTGTTTTTAAAAGACGGCAAGATACTAGATTTTGGAAAGTGCGATGAATTGATAAATCCATCAAATATAGATAAGATTTACGGAATAGATTATCAAAAATATGAGGACAAATTATGA
- a CDS encoding FecCD family ABC transporter permease: MSKKAFTFLSILLLGFMLLSVLIGKYGFNAEDYLIYFKAVIKGEDLKNYQVMHTLITEIRLPRIMACIIIGASLAISGSAYQAMFVNPLVSPSILGVLSGAGFGAAIGMFFGLNEYLIQLSTFAFGFIAVLTALSISAFYSRSGSIIVLVLGGVISGSLFTSLLSALKYAADPNDSLPAITYFLMGSLGFASKNFIQISILPMFVGILLLAFSGKYLNALSLGEEEAKSLGINVTRVKIFVILVATFISALSVTIAGIIGWIGLIVPHMARFIFGADNRTVLSSSAIIGAIFLLFCDNFSRLMFTFEVPIGIVTSLFGIPIFILVLRRAKKSF, from the coding sequence GTGAGTAAAAAAGCCTTTACGTTTTTAAGTATCTTATTGCTAGGGTTTATGTTGCTTTCTGTACTAATAGGAAAATACGGCTTTAATGCGGAAGATTATCTAATATATTTTAAAGCCGTTATAAAAGGCGAAGACTTAAAAAATTATCAAGTTATGCATACTTTGATAACGGAAATTCGCCTTCCTAGAATAATGGCCTGCATTATAATAGGCGCTAGTTTGGCTATTTCTGGCTCAGCATATCAAGCCATGTTTGTAAATCCTCTAGTAAGTCCATCAATACTTGGGGTTTTAAGCGGTGCCGGATTCGGCGCCGCCATAGGAATGTTTTTCGGATTAAACGAATATCTCATTCAGCTTAGTACCTTTGCGTTTGGTTTTATAGCGGTACTAACGGCCTTAAGTATATCGGCCTTTTATTCACGCTCCGGCAGTATTATAGTATTGGTTCTTGGTGGCGTTATTAGCGGCTCTCTTTTTACGTCTTTACTATCAGCATTAAAATACGCAGCCGATCCAAATGACTCATTGCCGGCTATTACTTATTTTTTAATGGGTAGCCTAGGGTTTGCTTCGAAGAATTTTATTCAAATTTCGATTTTGCCGATGTTTGTAGGAATACTATTGTTGGCCTTTAGCGGCAAATATTTAAATGCGCTGAGTCTGGGAGAAGAAGAGGCTAAAAGTCTGGGCATAAATGTTACTAGGGTTAAAATTTTCGTTATTTTAGTTGCTACCTTTATCAGTGCCCTAAGCGTAACGATAGCCGGTATTATCGGTTGGATAGGCCTTATAGTTCCACATATGGCTCGTTTTATATTCGGAGCGGATAATCGCACCGTATTGTCTAGTTCAGCTATAATAGGTGCTATATTTTTACTCTTTTGCGATAACTTTTCGAGACTTATGTTTACTTTTGAAGTCCCGATAGGTATAGTAACTTCACTGTTTGGAATACCTATATTTATTTTAGTGCTTCGTAGAGCTAAAAAGAGTTTTTAA
- a CDS encoding ABC transporter substrate-binding protein — protein MLKHILCLLFISLNISFAMTNEQIDEFISKNSVDIQTLNGVPNKVYASNPPLLFLLYAVAPEKVSGINSSFGKREKPYLKESMINQPVVGGFFGQGKIPNMEMLLKLDPDLILVNSDSKNTQKKFKETLGGIKKPMLYLKGYELEDYIDSLEVLGKILDKQDRVKKLIEYSKKTMDISKELNEYIVKNSVVKPKIYYAEDPDGLATECEGSWHTRLIELSGAENVHKCSGNPDATAYGHIKISFEQIAEYDPDIILIFEKSFYDKIYDDPKWQILKAVKNKRAYYLPREPFSWFDRPPSFMRFIGLKWLINLTHPDVFKFNMNKEVKDFYKLFLEVDVSDNQVKELIGE, from the coding sequence ATGTTAAAACATATTTTGTGCTTATTATTTATTTCTCTAAATATTTCGTTTGCTATGACAAACGAACAGATTGATGAATTTATATCAAAAAATAGCGTAGATATTCAGACTTTAAATGGAGTCCCAAATAAAGTTTACGCCAGTAATCCGCCGTTACTATTTTTGCTATATGCCGTTGCTCCCGAGAAAGTCAGCGGTATAAATTCTAGTTTCGGCAAAAGAGAAAAGCCGTACCTAAAAGAGAGCATGATTAACCAGCCGGTAGTAGGAGGATTTTTCGGGCAAGGCAAAATTCCAAATATGGAAATGCTTTTAAAGCTAGATCCTGATTTGATACTGGTAAATTCTGATTCTAAAAATACTCAAAAGAAATTCAAAGAAACCCTGGGTGGCATAAAAAAACCTATGCTATACTTAAAAGGCTATGAATTAGAAGACTATATCGACTCTCTTGAAGTTTTGGGTAAAATTTTAGATAAGCAAGATAGAGTAAAAAAGCTAATAGAGTATTCTAAAAAAACCATGGATATTTCAAAAGAGCTTAATGAATATATAGTAAAAAACTCGGTTGTTAAGCCCAAAATATACTATGCCGAAGATCCCGACGGACTAGCTACCGAATGCGAGGGCTCATGGCACACTAGGCTTATAGAGCTAAGCGGTGCCGAAAATGTGCATAAATGCAGCGGAAACCCGGATGCTACGGCTTATGGGCACATCAAAATTAGCTTTGAACAAATAGCCGAATACGATCCTGATATTATATTAATTTTCGAGAAGAGCTTTTATGATAAAATCTATGACGATCCTAAATGGCAAATACTAAAAGCCGTAAAAAATAAAAGAGCTTATTACTTACCTCGCGAACCGTTTTCTTGGTTTGATCGTCCGCCTTCATTTATGAGATTCATAGGGCTTAAATGGCTTATAAATTTAACTCATCCTGATGTATTTAAATTCAATATGAATAAGGAAGTTAAGGACTTTTATAAATTATTCCTAGAGGTTGACGTAAGCGACAACCAAGTAAAAGAGCTTATAGGTGAGTAA
- a CDS encoding ABC transporter substrate-binding protein, translating into MNRRGFLGFGAAIGATAFAPSLFAKENFTMWGAPAIPSVIMAVASLQGELAKTHDVRLRIWNSTDQLRAGVANGEIKITMAPSNVGANMRNHGLNLAMLNLLSLGTIQAMVKDENIKTFEDFIGKKLIIPFKGDMPDLVLRALCKKRGIDISKIDITYTQTPPEAAGLFLQRDYDILIVPQPLPAATILRGKKMGVAVHYGVDIPKVWGESFNTKPYIPMAGIIVDVDFYKANLPLFDTLHSDLTNALSWIKDNKQSAAKIGAEYLPVPEPALVNAFDRANLTVTKARDMQDEIMSFFETIFEFNPKLLGGKMPDKSLFL; encoded by the coding sequence ATGAATAGACGAGGTTTTTTAGGATTTGGCGCGGCGATTGGCGCTACAGCTTTTGCACCGAGCCTTTTTGCGAAGGAAAACTTTACGATGTGGGGCGCGCCGGCAATTCCTAGCGTAATAATGGCCGTAGCAAGCCTACAAGGCGAGCTAGCAAAGACTCATGACGTGAGGTTACGTATTTGGAATAGTACGGATCAACTCCGAGCAGGCGTAGCTAATGGAGAAATAAAAATTACTATGGCGCCATCAAACGTGGGAGCAAACATGCGAAATCACGGCTTAAATTTAGCTATGCTAAATTTGCTTAGCCTTGGTACGATACAAGCCATGGTAAAAGATGAGAATATAAAAACTTTTGAAGATTTTATCGGCAAAAAATTAATAATTCCTTTTAAGGGCGACATGCCTGATTTGGTTCTGCGAGCGCTTTGTAAAAAACGAGGAATAGATATTTCCAAAATAGACATTACGTATACGCAGACGCCGCCGGAAGCTGCAGGGCTATTTCTACAAAGAGATTATGATATTTTAATCGTTCCTCAACCTCTTCCGGCAGCAACCATACTGCGCGGGAAGAAAATGGGGGTAGCAGTACATTATGGAGTAGATATCCCTAAGGTATGGGGAGAAAGCTTTAATACCAAGCCGTACATTCCGATGGCAGGCATTATAGTCGACGTAGATTTTTATAAAGCAAATTTGCCTCTATTTGATACGCTTCATAGCGACTTAACTAACGCTCTATCTTGGATCAAAGACAACAAGCAAAGCGCTGCCAAAATAGGAGCCGAATATCTACCGGTTCCAGAGCCGGCACTGGTTAATGCATTTGATAGGGCAAATTTGACGGTAACAAAAGCTCGCGATATGCAAGATGAGATAATGTCATTTTTTGAAACTATTTTTGAGTTTAATCCAAAGCTTTTGGGCGGTAAGATGCCCGACAAGAGTTTATTTCTATAA
- a CDS encoding TonB-dependent receptor domain-containing protein, producing MRLAISLAAAATALLANGANPDVIKPIKDFTPPPPYTPNIAQSALPENQFDRAPRDDYFFVTDLLDNSMDKFHVAGGFYGRTFYGSGLFKYRGANFYTILNANFSKANRYKDGGGREWNYGYARQGQSAVVGFVPSELSEFRFTLVHDNIDDDKQPHHTADSIKTQRYIGKFNARLGKEDLSNTLNFEIALRDVSRRNDNYHLRRVDPFSMVKVEVDRKIIDTELKYDVDFSNWHNVVGTGYQHDNHEGKRYRKIGNDWVLNGFRFADVTNKKTRVFDTLSYKFTDAHKLSLALNYDWMKSNLNDLNTVYNGASAINTVAKLIKQIYGKDFDGNIKQNGLSASLKYDFTPNKQDNYYVAIESLYRMPSNMERFSSLYGPTTRGWISNPFIKPERHNRVNLGFTYKSEFYKEYMSSRQGEDSFSVGGHFIADDAQDLIIYDRRHSVAALPINKNAVITRNVDARIYSVNLRGEYNFARNFGLKTLLFYNYGQNKTDGRPLYQIRPFEANLAFDYKDYASFGSYNIGTAVRYVAKQNRGDFDKSTGFGIDKREAAKSFTTMDVYGGFEFKNSWGVRLGVTNIFDKDYAEFISGEHVGALDPDPVVRAPGRAVFVSFHSSF from the coding sequence ATGAGATTAGCTATCAGTCTGGCTGCGGCTGCGACGGCGCTGCTCGCAAACGGCGCAAATCCCGACGTCATAAAGCCGATAAAGGATTTTACGCCTCCACCGCCATATACGCCAAACATCGCCCAAAGCGCATTACCCGAAAATCAATTCGACCGCGCGCCAAGGGATGATTATTTTTTCGTGACGGATTTGCTCGATAATTCGATGGATAAATTTCACGTCGCGGGCGGATTTTACGGCAGGACGTTTTACGGCTCGGGACTTTTTAAATACCGCGGCGCAAATTTCTATACGATTTTAAACGCGAACTTTTCTAAAGCCAACCGCTATAAAGACGGCGGCGGCAGAGAGTGGAACTACGGCTACGCTAGGCAAGGGCAAAGCGCGGTAGTGGGTTTCGTACCTAGCGAGCTAAGCGAGTTTAGATTTACGCTCGTGCACGATAATATCGACGACGACAAGCAGCCTCACCATACTGCCGACTCGATAAAGACGCAACGATATATCGGTAAGTTTAACGCCAGGCTAGGTAAAGAGGATTTATCTAATACGTTAAATTTTGAAATAGCATTGCGCGACGTGAGCAGAAGAAACGACAATTATCATTTGCGCCGCGTGGACCCTTTTAGTATGGTAAAGGTAGAAGTAGATAGAAAGATTATAGATACGGAGCTAAAATACGATGTTGATTTTTCAAACTGGCACAATGTGGTCGGTACAGGATATCAACACGATAATCACGAGGGCAAAAGATATCGTAAAATAGGCAATGATTGGGTTTTAAACGGCTTTAGGTTTGCAGACGTAACGAATAAAAAAACGAGAGTTTTTGATACGCTAAGCTATAAATTTACTGACGCGCACAAGCTCAGCCTAGCTCTAAACTACGACTGGATGAAGTCGAATTTAAATGATTTAAATACGGTTTATAACGGAGCAAGCGCGATAAATACCGTCGCTAAGCTTATTAAACAAATTTACGGCAAAGACTTTGACGGCAATATAAAACAGAATGGCTTAAGCGCTAGCCTAAAATACGACTTCACGCCCAATAAGCAAGATAATTACTATGTGGCTATAGAGAGTCTTTATCGTATGCCGAGCAATATGGAACGCTTTAGCAGTCTCTATGGGCCGACTACTAGAGGCTGGATCAGCAATCCGTTTATTAAGCCTGAGCGCCACAACCGCGTAAATTTGGGCTTTACTTATAAGAGCGAATTTTATAAAGAATACATGAGTTCGCGTCAGGGCGAGGATAGCTTTAGCGTGGGCGGGCACTTTATCGCAGACGACGCGCAGGATCTGATTATCTACGATCGTCGCCACTCTGTCGCGGCCTTGCCGATAAATAAAAACGCCGTTATCACGCGCAACGTCGATGCTAGAATTTACAGCGTAAATTTGCGCGGCGAGTATAATTTCGCGCGAAATTTCGGGTTAAAAACATTGCTATTTTACAACTATGGACAAAACAAAACCGACGGCAGACCGCTCTATCAGATCCGCCCGTTTGAGGCAAATTTGGCATTTGATTACAAAGACTACGCGAGCTTTGGCAGCTACAACATCGGCACCGCGGTGCGCTACGTGGCAAAGCAAAATAGGGGAGATTTCGATAAATCCACTGGCTTTGGCATCGACAAGCGCGAAGCGGCCAAGAGCTTTACGACGATGGACGTTTACGGCGGATTTGAGTTTAAAAATAGCTGGGGCGTGAGGCTTGGGGTCACAAATATATTTGATAAAGATTACGCCGAGTTTATTAGCGGCGAGCACGTAGGTGCGCTAGATCCAGATCCGGTGGTGCGTGCGCCGGGGAGGGCGGTGTTTGTCAGTTTTCACTCTAGTTTTTAA